In a single window of the Prochlorococcus marinus str. AS9601 genome:
- the murC gene encoding UDP-N-acetylmuramate--L-alanine ligase, which produces MDKKLLLKSHFHFIGIGGIGMSALAIGLLKKGCSVSGSDLVKNDETKKLEKLGVEIFSSQVRQNIEFVISKFTNKLINFVVSSAIKPENEEFSYCREKNLSIKHRSEILAMLMRTYTSFAVAGSHGKTSTSTFLSTILELCTRNSSSITGGIIPIYNSNCHLENTKYLVAEVDESDGTINKYKSDIGIINNIDFDHCDHFSNLSEVICSFNSFAKNSKKLLLNFDCETSSNNFYSNFKWSNTTAKNVTYAIIPTEINARYTIGKYYENGNLIGSLKIPIPGLHNLSNITAAIAASRMIGVDFIEIKKNIKYLKLPKKRFEFRGQIDERSLYDDYAHHPNEIKETIKLGRLLIQQKHNNECQQRRLIAIFQPHRYSRVKQFTKEFAEELSKADVIYVTSIYGAGEGNEEKITSKMITDLIYKKNENVSYINNYYEVTKNFYELTQKGDLILNMGAGDCHILWSILNEKNN; this is translated from the coding sequence TTGGATAAAAAATTACTGTTGAAAAGTCATTTTCATTTTATTGGGATTGGAGGTATTGGGATGTCAGCATTAGCAATAGGTTTACTTAAAAAAGGTTGTTCAGTTTCAGGATCTGATTTAGTTAAAAATGATGAAACTAAAAAATTGGAAAAATTAGGTGTAGAAATTTTTTCTTCTCAAGTTCGCCAAAATATTGAATTTGTGATTTCGAAATTTACCAACAAATTGATTAATTTTGTTGTAAGCTCTGCGATCAAACCAGAAAATGAAGAATTTTCGTACTGCAGAGAAAAAAATTTATCAATAAAACATCGTTCAGAGATACTTGCAATGCTAATGCGTACTTATACTTCATTCGCGGTAGCCGGCAGCCACGGGAAAACATCAACCAGTACATTTCTATCTACAATACTTGAATTATGTACACGTAATTCTTCTTCAATAACTGGAGGAATAATTCCTATTTACAACTCTAATTGTCATTTAGAAAATACAAAATACTTAGTAGCTGAAGTTGATGAATCGGATGGAACAATTAACAAATATAAGTCTGATATCGGAATAATCAATAACATTGATTTTGATCATTGCGATCACTTTTCTAATTTAAGTGAAGTCATATGTTCATTTAATAGTTTCGCTAAAAACTCGAAAAAATTACTGCTTAATTTTGATTGTGAAACCTCAAGCAATAATTTTTATTCTAATTTTAAGTGGTCAAACACTACAGCTAAAAACGTAACTTATGCAATAATTCCGACTGAAATTAATGCGAGATATACAATTGGAAAATATTATGAAAATGGAAATCTTATTGGTAGTTTAAAAATTCCAATTCCAGGGTTACACAATCTATCTAATATCACCGCAGCAATAGCAGCTTCAAGAATGATAGGAGTAGATTTTATAGAAATTAAGAAAAATATAAAATATCTGAAACTCCCAAAAAAAAGATTTGAATTCAGAGGTCAAATAGATGAAAGAAGTTTATATGATGATTATGCACATCACCCAAATGAAATAAAAGAGACGATTAAATTAGGAAGATTATTGATTCAGCAAAAACATAATAATGAATGTCAACAAAGAAGATTAATAGCTATATTTCAACCTCATAGATACTCTCGAGTAAAGCAATTTACTAAAGAATTCGCTGAAGAATTATCAAAGGCAGATGTTATTTATGTAACCAGTATTTATGGAGCAGGGGAAGGAAACGAAGAAAAAATTACTTCGAAAATGATCACTGATTTGATTTATAAAAAAAACGAAAATGTTAGTTACATAAATAATTATTATGAAGTTACAAAGAATTTTTACGAATTAACTCAAAAAGGGGATTTAATTTTGAATATGGGAGCCGGTGATTGTCATATTCTCTGGTCAATTTTAAATGAAAAAAACAATTAA
- the efp gene encoding elongation factor P: MISSNDFRTGTTIELDGQVWRVVEFLHVKPGKGSAFVRTKLKSVQSGNVVEKTFRAGEQVQQAILEKSNLQHTYVESGDYVFMDMTSFEETSLTSEQIGKGAKYLKEGMEVNVIFHNGKVLEVELPISITLKVTETDPGVKGDTASGGTKPAILETGAQVMVPLFISVGEMIRVDTRNDSYLGREN; encoded by the coding sequence ATGATTTCCAGTAACGATTTTCGCACAGGTACAACCATCGAATTGGATGGACAAGTTTGGCGTGTTGTAGAATTTCTACATGTCAAGCCTGGTAAGGGTTCTGCTTTCGTGCGAACAAAATTAAAATCAGTTCAAAGCGGCAACGTGGTTGAAAAAACTTTTCGAGCCGGAGAACAAGTACAGCAGGCTATCCTTGAGAAGTCTAACCTGCAACATACTTATGTGGAGTCTGGTGATTATGTTTTTATGGATATGACGAGTTTTGAAGAGACAAGTCTGACCTCTGAACAAATCGGTAAAGGTGCAAAGTATTTGAAAGAGGGAATGGAGGTTAATGTAATTTTTCATAATGGTAAAGTTTTAGAAGTAGAACTTCCAATATCTATTACTTTGAAAGTTACAGAGACTGATCCTGGAGTTAAAGGCGATACTGCTAGTGGGGGCACAAAACCAGCTATTCTAGAGACAGGTGCTCAAGTTATGGTTCCTTTATTTATTTCTGTGGGAGAAATGATTAGAGTTGATACTCGTAATGACAGTTACCTAGGACGTGAAAATTAA
- the gap gene encoding type I glyceraldehyde-3-phosphate dehydrogenase, protein MTLRVAINGFGRIGRNFMRCWLSRGAYTNIEVVGINVTSDPKTNAHLLKYDSVLGQLDGVDIQYTDDTFVINNKTIKCFSDRNPMNLPWKEWGVDLVIESTGVFNTDVGASKHLEVGAKKVILTAPGKGDGVGTYVVGVNADTYKHKDYDILSNASCTTNCLAPVVKVLDQTFGINKGLMTTIHSYTGDQRILDNSHRDLRRARAAATNIVPTSTGAAKAVALVYPEMKGKLTGIAMRVPTPNVSAVDFVFESSKSVTAEEVNTALKEASLGSMKGIIKYGDEPLVSSDYAGTNESSIVDSDLTMCIGDNLVKVLAWYDNEWGYSQRVVDLAEIVAKNWE, encoded by the coding sequence ATGACTTTGCGTGTTGCAATTAACGGCTTTGGCAGAATTGGTCGAAACTTTATGCGTTGTTGGCTTAGTAGAGGGGCTTACACCAATATTGAGGTAGTTGGGATTAATGTTACCTCTGATCCTAAGACTAATGCTCATTTATTGAAATATGACTCAGTCCTTGGTCAACTGGATGGTGTTGATATTCAATACACTGACGATACTTTTGTAATTAATAACAAGACAATTAAATGTTTCTCTGATAGAAACCCTATGAACCTCCCTTGGAAAGAATGGGGTGTAGATTTGGTTATTGAATCTACTGGAGTATTTAATACAGACGTAGGTGCAAGTAAGCACTTAGAGGTAGGAGCAAAAAAAGTAATCTTAACTGCTCCCGGTAAAGGCGATGGTGTTGGTACTTATGTAGTTGGAGTTAATGCTGATACATATAAACATAAAGATTATGATATTTTGAGTAATGCTAGTTGTACAACGAACTGTTTAGCTCCAGTAGTTAAAGTTTTAGACCAAACTTTTGGGATTAATAAAGGTTTGATGACTACAATTCATAGTTATACAGGGGATCAAAGAATTTTAGATAATAGTCATAGAGATCTAAGAAGGGCTAGAGCCGCAGCTACAAACATTGTTCCTACTTCTACAGGAGCTGCAAAAGCAGTAGCTCTGGTATACCCAGAAATGAAAGGCAAATTAACAGGAATTGCAATGAGAGTTCCAACTCCTAATGTTTCAGCAGTAGATTTTGTTTTTGAATCTTCTAAATCTGTCACAGCTGAAGAAGTCAACACTGCTCTCAAGGAAGCATCTTTAGGCTCAATGAAAGGAATTATTAAGTATGGAGATGAACCATTAGTTTCAAGCGATTATGCAGGTACCAATGAATCATCAATTGTAGATAGCGACCTCACTATGTGTATCGGCGACAATCTTGTTAAGGTCCTTGCTTGGTATGACAACGAGTGGGGCTATAGTCAAAGGGTTGTTGATTTAGCAGAGATTGTTGCTAAAAATTGGGAATAA
- a CDS encoding YbaB/EbfC family nucleoid-associated protein, which yields MAGFGLPNFGQLTEAFKKAKQIQQDAQKLQDELENMEIEGKSDDEMIKVWISGNQLPLKVEVQENIFNSNKEQIEKNILQAIKKAHELSTTTMKERMNDLTGGLNLNLPGFDNSDS from the coding sequence ATGGCGGGTTTTGGACTTCCTAACTTTGGACAACTTACAGAAGCTTTTAAAAAAGCTAAACAAATTCAGCAAGATGCTCAAAAATTACAAGATGAACTTGAAAATATGGAAATTGAAGGCAAAAGTGATGATGAAATGATAAAAGTTTGGATAAGTGGGAACCAACTTCCTCTAAAGGTAGAAGTACAAGAAAATATCTTTAATTCAAATAAAGAACAAATAGAGAAAAATATTCTACAAGCTATCAAAAAAGCTCATGAATTATCAACTACAACTATGAAAGAAAGGATGAATGATTTGACTGGTGGATTAAATCTTAATCTTCCTGGTTTTGATAATAGTGATTCTTAG
- the murB gene encoding UDP-N-acetylmuramate dehydrogenase: MNKKNFFENCNLSSYTTIKVGGIAEYFAEPRSIEEFSYLIKWANLNKQRCQIIGAGSNLLINNIFIKGLIVCTKKLKSLKIEPYSGIVEAEAGVMLPTLSNSLAKNGLQGGEWAVGIPGTLGGAIYMNAGTGNLSLAKNLISVKVINNKTHKILEIEKKDINFEYRFSSFQRNDLTIISARLHFEPNGNLEQLIQTTKNNLKLKTDTQPYHLPSFGSVFKNPENNYAAKLIDDMGLKGFKIGGAEISTMHSNFIINTSSASSKDIYELITVIQQKVLQNKGIYLQPEVRMIGFDYPY; encoded by the coding sequence ATGAATAAAAAAAATTTTTTTGAAAACTGTAATTTAAGTAGTTATACAACTATAAAAGTGGGTGGAATAGCTGAATATTTTGCTGAGCCAAGAAGCATTGAAGAATTCTCATATCTAATAAAATGGGCTAATTTAAACAAACAAAGATGTCAAATAATTGGCGCAGGTTCAAATCTTTTAATAAATAATATTTTCATAAAAGGCTTAATTGTTTGTACAAAAAAATTGAAATCACTAAAAATAGAGCCATATTCAGGAATTGTTGAAGCGGAAGCAGGTGTAATGCTCCCAACATTATCTAATTCTCTTGCTAAAAATGGATTACAAGGAGGGGAATGGGCTGTAGGAATTCCAGGAACATTAGGAGGAGCAATTTATATGAATGCTGGCACAGGTAATTTATCGCTAGCAAAAAATCTTATTTCCGTAAAAGTTATAAATAATAAAACTCATAAGATACTTGAAATTGAAAAAAAAGATATCAATTTTGAATATAGATTTAGCTCTTTTCAAAGAAATGATTTAACAATTATTAGTGCAAGATTACATTTTGAACCTAATGGAAATCTAGAACAATTAATTCAAACAACCAAAAATAATCTTAAATTAAAAACAGACACACAACCATATCATCTACCAAGTTTTGGTAGCGTTTTTAAAAATCCTGAGAATAATTATGCAGCAAAATTAATTGATGATATGGGTTTAAAGGGATTTAAAATTGGCGGTGCTGAAATTTCTACAATGCATTCAAATTTTATAATTAACACTTCTTCAGCAAGTTCAAAAGATATTTATGAATTAATAACAGTAATTCAACAAAAAGTACTACAAAACAAAGGGATTTATTTGCAACCGGAAGTAAGAATGATTGGTTTTGACTATCCTTACTAA
- a CDS encoding DUF6554 family protein: MQSLKNKKLILISFGVFTPLIIINAKVNASSFGAEIFCTMRDGGNDHESSWDAAYTYIKKQKGGLFKVSPKNAAAQITETVIREREKFSYCVEYLDNLHPNRKLIRDLEKEEKRKEKEARDIENKRIKLEKELEETNKAISDEFTDETLDRYSY, from the coding sequence ATGCAAAGCTTAAAGAATAAAAAATTAATATTAATATCGTTCGGAGTTTTCACTCCTCTAATCATTATTAATGCAAAAGTAAATGCAAGTTCATTTGGGGCAGAAATTTTTTGTACTATGCGAGATGGCGGAAATGACCATGAAAGTAGTTGGGACGCAGCTTATACATATATAAAAAAACAAAAGGGAGGATTATTCAAAGTTTCACCTAAAAATGCAGCAGCACAAATTACTGAAACAGTTATAAGAGAAAGAGAAAAATTTAGTTATTGTGTTGAATATTTAGATAATCTTCATCCAAATAGAAAACTAATACGAGATTTAGAAAAAGAAGAAAAAAGAAAAGAAAAAGAAGCACGAGATATAGAAAACAAAAGAATAAAATTAGAAAAAGAATTAGAAGAAACTAATAAAGCAATTTCTGATGAATTTACTGATGAAACACTTGATAGATATAGTTATTAA
- a CDS encoding NAD-dependent epimerase/dehydratase family protein, with translation MKKPASLIGNKNKFLVFGCGFSGSYFAKTIKKFGCTVLTSSRSRGMDPNNFVFNSENGVVPDAKIFDGVTHILSCIPPDKNGKDPVLRILKNKLKSLSLEWVGYLSTTGVYGNTNGDWVSEIHKPNPFQKRSYKRLNCEKEWIESGLPIQIFRLPGIYGPGRSTFEAIKNKKIRVISKKNQVFSRIHVADIVNAIIYLLQNKNSLKFYQIINIADDEPCSQLEVIQYCYDLLGLTMPKPILFEDAREELSPIAQSFWMENRRVSNKLLCETLGYKLIYKNYKIGLKNCYLNR, from the coding sequence ATGAAAAAACCTGCAAGTTTAATCGGAAATAAAAATAAATTTTTAGTCTTTGGATGTGGTTTCAGCGGTAGTTATTTTGCAAAAACTATTAAAAAATTTGGTTGCACAGTTTTAACAAGCTCAAGATCTAGAGGCATGGATCCAAATAATTTTGTTTTCAACAGTGAAAACGGTGTGGTTCCTGATGCAAAAATTTTTGATGGCGTAACCCATATTCTTAGTTGCATTCCTCCCGACAAAAATGGAAAGGATCCAGTATTAAGAATTCTTAAAAATAAACTAAAAAGTTTGTCGCTAGAATGGGTTGGCTATTTATCTACAACAGGAGTTTACGGGAACACCAACGGTGATTGGGTTTCTGAAATTCATAAACCAAACCCCTTTCAAAAAAGAAGTTATAAGAGGTTAAATTGTGAAAAAGAATGGATTGAATCTGGTTTACCTATACAAATTTTTAGGTTACCTGGTATTTATGGGCCTGGAAGATCCACTTTTGAAGCAATAAAAAATAAAAAAATTCGTGTTATATCAAAAAAAAATCAGGTATTTTCGAGAATTCATGTTGCAGATATTGTAAATGCAATTATCTATCTATTACAAAACAAAAATTCCCTAAAGTTTTACCAAATTATTAATATTGCAGATGATGAACCCTGTTCTCAGTTAGAGGTTATTCAATATTGCTACGATTTACTTGGTTTAACAATGCCAAAGCCAATATTATTTGAGGATGCGAGAGAGGAATTATCACCTATAGCTCAATCTTTTTGGATGGAAAATAGAAGAGTTTCAAATAAACTTTTATGCGAAACACTTGGATATAAGCTAATTTATAAAAACTATAAAATAGGCTTAAAAAACTGTTACCTAAATAGATAA
- the pdxA gene encoding 4-hydroxythreonine-4-phosphate dehydrogenase PdxA, with translation MNFQNTNKPLKVVISVGDESGIGPEIILKALCSNEISENIEFKLVGSKKNLQNTYEHLRSLGLENLANPKNLKVIDLEISPSNNNPKSNYGDSSFQYLKKAIEIVKQYPNSALVTGPICKKSWSLAGHYFSGQTEVLAKSCGVKNVGMLFTAKSPITGWRFNTLLATTHIALCEVPKILTTELIHSKLDLFKDFCNTFIDKPTLKVAGLNPHAGEEGILGHEEKDWLNDALITWSNKNRDIKLLGPLSPDSCWNSSVKAWSDKNAEKHDGILAMYHDQGLIPMKVIAFNYSVNTTIGLPFIRTSPDHGTGFDIAGKGIAQSQSMIEAIKTAIEMTKNSRLLNTH, from the coding sequence ATGAATTTTCAAAATACAAATAAACCATTAAAGGTAGTAATAAGCGTAGGAGATGAGTCAGGTATTGGACCCGAAATAATCTTAAAAGCACTTTGTTCTAATGAGATATCAGAAAATATTGAATTTAAGTTAGTTGGATCAAAAAAAAATTTACAAAATACATATGAACATCTTAGATCCTTAGGATTAGAAAACCTTGCAAATCCTAAAAATTTAAAGGTAATAGATCTCGAGATTTCTCCATCAAATAATAACCCTAAATCAAATTATGGTGATTCAAGTTTCCAATATTTAAAAAAAGCAATTGAAATTGTAAAACAATATCCCAACTCAGCGCTAGTAACTGGGCCAATTTGCAAGAAATCATGGTCTCTAGCAGGGCATTACTTCTCTGGTCAAACCGAAGTACTAGCAAAATCATGTGGAGTAAAAAACGTTGGAATGTTATTCACAGCAAAATCACCAATTACAGGTTGGAGATTTAATACTTTACTAGCTACAACCCACATAGCACTTTGTGAGGTTCCAAAGATATTAACTACAGAATTAATACACTCTAAATTAGACCTTTTCAAAGATTTTTGTAATACCTTTATTGATAAACCTACTTTAAAAGTAGCAGGGCTGAACCCCCATGCCGGCGAAGAGGGCATTTTAGGTCATGAAGAAAAAGATTGGCTTAATGACGCATTAATTACTTGGAGTAACAAGAATAGAGATATAAAATTATTAGGACCTTTATCACCAGATAGTTGCTGGAATTCTTCCGTAAAAGCCTGGAGTGACAAAAATGCTGAAAAGCATGATGGCATTCTTGCTATGTATCATGATCAAGGTTTAATACCAATGAAAGTCATAGCTTTTAATTACTCAGTCAATACCACAATCGGTTTACCCTTTATAAGAACATCTCCAGATCATGGAACGGGATTTGATATTGCTGGCAAAGGAATTGCTCAATCTCAAAGCATGATTGAGGCTATAAAGACTGCAATAGAAATGACTAAAAATTCAAGATTGCTTAACACGCATTAG
- the accB gene encoding acetyl-CoA carboxylase biotin carboxyl carrier protein, producing the protein MAMKLDHEDLNRLIEKISASDIQEFSLEGEDFKLEIKRNLYDQNQVLNNLVSNTSFDKQTNANQKTINDNIPAVNEPEVPLVAPPGSSDLTEITSPMVGTFYRAAAPGEEPFVEVGNNVKVGQTICILEAMKLMNEIESEFNAEIVEILVENGTPVEFGQVLMRVKQS; encoded by the coding sequence ATGGCTATGAAATTAGATCATGAAGACTTAAATCGCTTAATAGAGAAAATCTCTGCAAGTGATATACAAGAGTTCTCGCTAGAGGGAGAAGATTTTAAACTCGAAATAAAAAGGAATCTATATGATCAGAACCAAGTTTTAAATAATTTAGTTTCTAATACTTCATTTGATAAGCAAACAAATGCTAATCAAAAAACTATTAACGATAATATTCCAGCTGTTAATGAGCCTGAAGTACCTCTGGTAGCGCCCCCAGGAAGCTCTGACCTAACTGAAATCACATCTCCTATGGTTGGTACATTTTATAGGGCTGCAGCGCCTGGTGAGGAGCCATTCGTCGAAGTAGGAAATAATGTTAAGGTTGGCCAAACTATTTGTATTTTGGAAGCAATGAAGTTAATGAATGAAATTGAATCTGAATTTAATGCTGAAATTGTAGAGATTCTCGTTGAAAATGGGACGCCAGTTGAATTTGGTCAAGTTCTAATGCGTGTTAAGCAATCTTGA
- a CDS encoding peptidylprolyl isomerase, translating to MQKFLSNQNKLLLILSIAIFQIFLFKPIQVLADLPTGNAVKDPNAILRNALPIKQVELQEIQHKLEETSDLVRGGRWPALTKTVTKCQSLLKKYQNRIIQELPTDKKKIAEKTFLELKENFDNLLDQSKSKDKYSFVTTRREALDKIGGLEEYFLPNEFPYEIPEEFDNLPRLLGRAKVNIKTSKGDMQAIVDGFNAPLTAGAFVDLSSKNFYKNLPINRAEEFFVLQTGDPTGKDIGYVDPETNEERHVPLEIRIPNEKNTFYNQTFEDLGLYTETPTLPFATLGTLGWSHSNTAVDDGSSQFFFFLYEAELNPAGRNLIDGRNAAFGYVVDGFDVLEELTKDDTIISIDVLEGIQNLKLNA from the coding sequence ATGCAAAAATTCTTATCAAATCAGAACAAACTTTTATTAATTCTATCAATCGCAATTTTTCAGATTTTTCTCTTTAAGCCGATTCAAGTACTAGCTGATTTACCTACTGGAAATGCAGTGAAAGACCCTAATGCAATCCTCAGAAATGCACTCCCTATCAAGCAAGTTGAGTTACAAGAAATTCAACACAAATTGGAAGAAACTAGTGATCTTGTAAGAGGAGGAAGATGGCCAGCTCTTACGAAAACTGTTACAAAATGTCAATCTTTACTAAAAAAATACCAAAATCGAATTATCCAAGAATTACCAACCGATAAAAAGAAAATTGCTGAAAAAACATTTTTAGAGCTCAAAGAAAATTTTGATAACCTTCTAGATCAGTCTAAATCAAAGGACAAATACTCATTTGTAACCACCAGAAGAGAGGCTTTAGATAAAATAGGCGGATTAGAAGAATATTTTCTACCAAATGAATTTCCTTACGAAATTCCAGAAGAGTTTGATAACCTACCAAGATTACTTGGCAGAGCAAAAGTAAATATAAAAACTTCTAAAGGAGATATGCAGGCTATTGTGGATGGATTTAACGCTCCTCTTACAGCAGGCGCGTTTGTAGATTTATCTTCAAAAAACTTCTACAAAAATTTACCTATTAACAGAGCAGAAGAATTTTTTGTACTGCAAACAGGTGATCCAACTGGTAAAGATATTGGATATGTAGATCCTGAGACAAACGAGGAACGTCACGTTCCTCTCGAAATTAGAATTCCTAATGAAAAAAATACTTTTTATAATCAAACATTTGAAGATCTAGGTCTTTACACAGAGACGCCAACATTACCTTTTGCAACACTTGGAACTCTAGGATGGTCTCATTCGAATACCGCAGTCGATGATGGCTCATCGCAATTTTTCTTTTTCTTATATGAAGCAGAATTAAATCCAGCAGGTCGCAATTTAATCGACGGAAGGAATGCTGCTTTTGGTTACGTTGTAGATGGATTTGATGTATTAGAAGAACTGACTAAAGATGACACAATAATTTCAATTGATGTTTTAGAAGGGATTCAAAACCTCAAATTAAATGCATAA
- a CDS encoding HNH endonuclease — protein sequence MHINDAVFLEDLCPKFRFRQWRKSIHRFTGKSCIYCGKPSESIDHVIPRCQGGLSTTENCVPACLSCNGDKSDENALYWYRRQKFYDPRRAMAIRAWLEGDLRLAIRLLQWANPNFKVKNKNYEKNKSEYKAA from the coding sequence ATGCATATCAACGATGCGGTGTTTTTAGAGGATTTATGTCCTAAGTTCAGATTTAGACAATGGCGAAAATCTATCCATAGGTTTACAGGAAAAAGTTGTATATATTGCGGAAAACCATCTGAATCTATTGACCATGTAATACCGCGATGCCAAGGAGGCTTAAGTACAACTGAAAACTGTGTCCCTGCATGTCTTTCCTGTAATGGGGATAAATCAGATGAAAATGCTTTGTATTGGTATAGAAGACAAAAATTTTATGATCCTCGAAGAGCAATGGCTATAAGAGCTTGGTTAGAGGGAGATTTAAGATTAGCTATTAGATTACTGCAATGGGCTAATCCTAATTTTAAAGTAAAAAATAAAAATTACGAAAAAAATAAATCAGAATATAAAGCAGCTTGA
- the thiL gene encoding thiamine-phosphate kinase — protein sequence MHKEILEDIGEKELINRLGKFMPKNQVSDDCALIKTKNENLLVNTDSLVENVHFNTISICPQDLGWKAVVSNISDLLSSGSKKTIGITISLILPAKTEWIWIEELYKGINKALKKYGGLILGGDCSKGNEKIISITAFGIQGELELRRNACKAGDIILTTGMHGLSKLGFMIQNKINFDNNFSLNERLISKSIKHFCRPKVYPIFLTNLIKTRSNKKIRRIGCTDSSDGLFQSIQDLAIASNCKAIMNYEKMPKDKNWPKGDKWDEYYFFGGEDYELVFSLPKKWANNLCKLDKNIYEIGYFVNGKPSIEFKDKNKNHLLKNIPFKHF from the coding sequence ATGCATAAAGAAATACTAGAAGATATTGGGGAAAAAGAATTAATTAATAGGCTAGGAAAATTTATGCCTAAAAATCAAGTTTCAGATGATTGCGCTTTGATTAAAACTAAAAATGAAAATTTACTTGTTAATACTGATTCTTTGGTAGAAAATGTTCATTTTAATACAATTTCTATTTGTCCTCAAGACCTTGGTTGGAAAGCTGTTGTTAGCAACATCTCTGACTTATTATCAAGTGGAAGCAAAAAAACTATAGGTATTACAATAAGCCTAATTTTACCTGCTAAAACTGAGTGGATTTGGATTGAAGAATTATACAAAGGGATAAATAAAGCATTAAAAAAATATGGCGGGCTTATTCTAGGGGGAGATTGTTCAAAAGGGAATGAAAAAATCATTTCAATTACAGCCTTTGGGATTCAAGGTGAACTTGAATTACGAAGAAACGCATGTAAAGCAGGAGATATTATCTTAACGACAGGAATGCATGGCCTTAGCAAGCTAGGCTTTATGATACAAAATAAAATAAATTTCGATAATAATTTTTCTCTAAATGAAAGATTAATCAGTAAGTCAATTAAACATTTTTGTCGCCCGAAAGTTTACCCAATTTTTCTCACAAATCTCATTAAAACTCGATCCAATAAAAAAATAAGAAGAATAGGGTGTACTGATAGTAGCGACGGTCTTTTTCAATCTATACAAGATTTAGCAATAGCTAGCAACTGTAAAGCGATCATGAATTATGAAAAAATGCCCAAAGATAAGAATTGGCCAAAAGGAGATAAATGGGATGAATATTATTTTTTTGGAGGTGAAGATTACGAATTAGTATTCTCTTTACCCAAAAAATGGGCCAATAATTTATGCAAACTCGATAAAAATATTTACGAGATTGGTTATTTCGTTAATGGTAAACCATCAATAGAATTTAAAGATAAAAATAAAAATCATTTATTGAAAAATATACCTTTCAAGCACTTTTAA
- a CDS encoding AbrB family transcriptional regulator, whose amino-acid sequence MSNVNLIYYLLAGGIFGALALKTGIPAAPLAGALIGASILSISGKVDIAEWPIGTRTILEIGIGTVIGTSLTKDSLMDLQTLWRPAILITFTLVITGLAIGLWTSRLLNIDVITTILGAAPGGISGMSLVGSEYGVGAAVATLHAVRLITVLLILPLVVKCLNIFGVIKS is encoded by the coding sequence ATGTCAAACGTAAATCTCATATATTACCTTCTTGCTGGCGGAATTTTTGGGGCTTTAGCTCTAAAAACAGGCATCCCTGCAGCTCCTCTTGCAGGTGCCTTAATAGGCGCAAGCATACTTAGCATTAGTGGCAAAGTCGATATTGCAGAGTGGCCAATAGGCACAAGAACAATTTTAGAAATCGGCATTGGAACAGTTATTGGTACATCATTAACCAAAGACTCATTAATGGATCTTCAAACCTTATGGAGGCCTGCTATATTAATAACTTTTACTTTAGTTATTACAGGATTAGCAATTGGATTATGGACAAGCAGATTACTTAATATCGATGTGATAACAACAATTCTTGGTGCGGCGCCAGGGGGTATTAGCGGTATGAGCCTTGTAGGGTCAGAGTATGGGGTAGGAGCTGCAGTAGCTACACTACATGCAGTTAGATTAATTACTGTGCTTCTAATTCTTCCTTTAGTTGTGAAATGCTTGAATATATTTGGAGTAATTAAATCTTAA